One genomic window of Blastopirellula retiformator includes the following:
- a CDS encoding DoxX family protein, whose product MNNPIQPIVSIVGRVMLATIFVMSAVGNKIPNFGGVVEYMKSAGVPAPQFLLAGAIVFLIVGGAMVAAGYYARVGAAMLLVFLVLATYYFHPFWSVPEQEAQAQTIQFMKNLSMAGAMVFIMANGSGAGSLDGSGGVQEETSEQETG is encoded by the coding sequence ATGAACAATCCCATCCAACCAATCGTCTCAATCGTCGGCCGCGTGATGTTGGCGACCATCTTTGTGATGAGCGCCGTTGGAAACAAAATTCCCAACTTCGGCGGAGTCGTCGAGTACATGAAGTCAGCCGGCGTGCCGGCGCCCCAGTTTCTCTTAGCGGGCGCGATCGTCTTCTTAATCGTCGGCGGAGCGATGGTCGCCGCAGGCTACTATGCCCGCGTGGGCGCGGCGATGCTGCTGGTCTTCCTGGTGTTGGCGACCTACTACTTCCATCCCTTTTGGAGCGTACCGGAACAAGAGGCGCAGGCGCAAACGATTCAGTTCATGAAGAACCTGTCGATGGCAGGAGCGATGGTCTTCATCATGGCCAATGGTTCGGGAGCAGGCAGCCTGGATGGATCGGGCGGCGTCCAAGAGGAGACGAGCGAACAAGAGACAGGCTAA
- a CDS encoding BON domain-containing protein, whose translation MISSNVKDVRSRIRTALSASPLFPLRQLQVEYLDDRIVLAGRVDNFYQKQLAQEVARSISADIELLNTVEVGRG comes from the coding sequence ATGATTAGTTCGAACGTAAAAGATGTTCGCTCTCGTATACGGACTGCGTTAAGCGCCAGTCCCCTCTTCCCGCTCCGCCAATTGCAGGTCGAATATCTGGACGATCGCATCGTCTTGGCGGGACGCGTCGATAACTTCTACCAAAAGCAATTGGCGCAAGAAGTCGCACGGTCGATTTCCGCTGATATCGAATTGCTGAACACGGTCGAAGTCGGCCGCGGCTGA
- the cysC gene encoding adenylyl-sulfate kinase, with protein sequence MEKVEVTWHEHAVSRDDRQQLNGHRGCVVWFTGLSGCGKSTIANLVDRQLHDQGVHTFLLDGDNVRHGLNPSTAMLAESHDADFAQRFGLGFGPADREENIRRIGAVAELFCQAGLITLAAFVSPYRKDRDLVRHRLEASGGPGDFIEVFVDTPLEVCESRDPKGLYKKARAGELKGMTGIDDPYEAPLKPEITLAGGSAPPDQLAATVIAQLVERGIVSG encoded by the coding sequence ATGGAAAAAGTCGAAGTTACCTGGCACGAACATGCGGTTAGTCGCGACGATCGCCAACAGCTCAATGGCCATCGAGGTTGCGTCGTATGGTTCACCGGGCTCAGCGGTTGCGGCAAGAGCACCATCGCCAATCTCGTCGACCGCCAACTGCATGATCAAGGCGTTCACACGTTCCTCTTGGATGGCGACAACGTTCGCCACGGTCTTAACCCTTCAACCGCGATGCTGGCCGAGTCGCACGACGCCGATTTCGCCCAGCGATTTGGTCTTGGTTTCGGACCGGCCGATCGCGAAGAGAACATCCGCCGCATTGGCGCCGTCGCCGAGCTCTTTTGCCAGGCAGGCCTGATCACGCTGGCCGCCTTCGTCAGCCCCTATCGCAAAGACCGCGATCTGGTTCGCCATCGTCTGGAAGCGAGCGGCGGCCCGGGCGACTTTATCGAAGTCTTCGTCGATACGCCGCTGGAGGTCTGCGAAAGTCGCGACCCCAAGGGCCTCTATAAGAAGGCGCGTGCCGGCGAGCTAAAAGGCATGACAGGAATTGATGATCCGTATGAAGCGCCGCTTAAGCCCGAGATCACGCTGGCCGGCGGTTCAGCGCCGCCTGACCAACTGGCGGCGACCGTGATCGCCCAGTTGGTAGAACGCGGCATCGTGTCGGGCTGA
- a CDS encoding acyl-CoA dehydrogenase family protein, producing the protein MILKPSDPELDQLCAHLHQLAKQETWPAASLQACGDAGVFRWFLSKENGGLGWSDSDVVRGYLKLSAACLTTTFIITQRTGACRRIGGSANTAARERLLPDLASGKTLATVGISHLTTSRRHLGKPVLGAKVDGDTILLDGYSPWVTGGVHADTLVVGATLDDGRELLATVPGDAAGVSAEQPADLVGLTGSATGMVKFSQVSIGADQLLAGPIENVMKAGVGARTGGLETSTLAIGLAMAAAAYIRDEAEKRPDLSAAAESLAHELSDLETDLLSAAAGEPLCSTEQLRSRANSIALRSTQAALSAAKGAGYVTGHPVGRWCREALFFLVWSCPQPVQQANLCELAGILD; encoded by the coding sequence GTGATCCTCAAGCCTAGCGATCCAGAACTCGACCAGCTTTGCGCGCATCTTCACCAGCTTGCCAAACAAGAGACTTGGCCGGCCGCTTCGCTGCAGGCCTGCGGTGACGCTGGCGTCTTTCGCTGGTTCCTCTCGAAGGAAAACGGCGGACTTGGCTGGAGCGACTCTGATGTGGTGCGCGGCTATTTGAAATTGAGCGCCGCCTGCCTGACGACCACTTTCATTATCACCCAGCGGACGGGCGCTTGCCGCCGGATCGGCGGCTCGGCGAATACCGCCGCCCGCGAGCGATTGCTGCCCGATCTGGCCAGCGGCAAGACTCTCGCCACGGTCGGCATCTCGCACCTGACGACCAGCCGACGCCATCTTGGCAAGCCGGTTCTGGGCGCAAAGGTGGATGGCGACACGATTTTGCTCGATGGCTACAGCCCTTGGGTGACCGGCGGCGTGCATGCCGACACCTTGGTCGTCGGCGCCACACTGGACGATGGACGCGAGTTGCTGGCCACCGTTCCCGGTGACGCCGCAGGGGTCTCGGCTGAGCAACCTGCCGACCTGGTCGGGTTGACCGGCAGCGCGACCGGCATGGTGAAATTCTCGCAAGTCAGCATCGGCGCCGACCAGCTACTCGCCGGGCCGATTGAGAATGTCATGAAAGCCGGCGTCGGCGCCAGGACTGGGGGCCTCGAAACGTCAACGCTCGCAATTGGCCTGGCGATGGCCGCGGCTGCGTATATCCGCGACGAAGCCGAGAAGCGGCCGGATCTTAGCGCGGCCGCCGAGTCACTTGCCCACGAATTGAGCGACCTGGAGACCGATTTGCTCTCCGCAGCAGCAGGCGAGCCCCTCTGTAGCACCGAGCAACTGCGATCCCGGGCCAACAGCATCGCCTTGCGCAGTACGCAAGCCGCCTTGTCGGCCGCCAAGGGAGCAGGCTACGTTACAGGGCATCCGGTCGGCCGTTGGTGCCGCGAGGCGCTCTTCTTCTTGGTTTGGAGCTGCCCTCAACCGGTCCAACAAGCCAACCTCTGCGAACTAGCGGGCATCCTCGATTAA